A genomic window from Streptomyces sp. MST-110588 includes:
- the scy gene encoding polarized growth protein Scy, whose protein sequence is MRGNDRYEADDHLSQFEAAMERLKTERDKAVQHADDLGYQVEVLRAKLHEARRNLATRPAYDNVSHQAEQLLRNAQIQADQLRTDAERELREARAQTQRLLQEQAERQARMEAELHAEAVARRQRLDEELNERRQTVESHVNENVAWAEQLRSRTEAQARRLLEESRAEAEAALSSARAEAQRLADQARQRLGAEAEQARVEAEAILRRARTDAERLLNAASAQAQEATDQAEQLRNSAGSESEAARRQAAELTRTAEARLQEADTALREARAQAEKLIEEARESAGKRLSDTESENEQRSRTAKAEIARLVAEATKEAEALRAEAEQLRADARAEAERLVAEAQEAARSKAAEDSAAQLAKAARSAEEMLTKASEEAKATTRAAAEEAERLRREAEEEADRLREQAHDTAEELKGAAKDDTKEYRAKTVELQEEARRLRGEAEQLRAEAVTEGERIRAEARREALQQIEEAAGTAEELLAKAKADAEETRSGAGAESERVRAEAVERATALRKQAEELLERSRTEAEELRTEGEEAAAALKAEAEEAARKLRADAEQAAQDRRAQAQEELTRLQTEAQERLSTAEEALREARAEAEKLRREAQEEAARLKSESAERLRTLQQQAEEEAERLRAEAAADASTARAEGESVAVRLRTEAAAEAERLKSEAQETADRLRAEAAAAAERTGAEAAEALAAAQEEAARRRREAEKLLGEAREEADQERTAAREQSEELLASARTRVSEAQAEAERLVEEADRRAAELVAAAEQTAQQVRDAVAGLQEQAEEEIAGLRSAAEHAAERTKTEAQEEADRVRADAYAERERASEDASRVRREAQEEAEAAKSLADRTVSEAIADADRLRAEADGVLDEAREAANKARSDAAEQADRLIAEATAQAEKLVADATARAQQMRTDASDSLAAAEQDAARARAEAREDANRMRSEAAEQADRLIAEARAEAERIVEEATELTSSAQEDADRTVQEARDIADRVRLEGEQRAAGALAEAAQAAERLENEATALLEQARQEAERTGDQAREAANKTRTEAAEQADQLVAEATAEAERLREAAAEATAEAEREADRTRAEAREQAERTVGEATAEAERLRADAAEAVTTAQEHATRTRAESARIKEDAQGEADRLRAQAQEEAERTVDQARKDAAKRRADAAEQADQLVAKAQEEAVRAAAAAEEQADTMVGAARKEAERIVAEATSEGNALVEKARTDADTLLSEARVDSTAIRERAEEMRRRTESEVEELHERARRESAETMKNAGERVDKLIAQATAQQKEAEEKAERLLSDASSEASKVRIAAVKKAEGLLKEAEQKKAAAVRDAERRRAEAEAEAARIVEEGKRELEVLVRRREDINAEISRVQDVLEALESFEAPATNGGKDGGVKAAAGAGATRSSGKQSGG, encoded by the coding sequence GTGCGGGGCAACGACCGCTACGAGGCTGACGACCACCTCTCGCAGTTCGAGGCCGCGATGGAGCGGCTGAAGACCGAGCGGGACAAGGCCGTTCAGCACGCCGACGACCTCGGCTACCAGGTCGAGGTGCTGCGCGCCAAGCTCCACGAGGCGCGCCGCAACCTCGCGACCCGTCCTGCCTACGACAACGTCAGCCACCAGGCCGAGCAGCTTCTGCGCAACGCCCAGATCCAGGCCGACCAGTTGCGTACGGACGCCGAGCGCGAGCTGCGCGAGGCACGGGCACAGACCCAGCGGCTGCTCCAGGAGCAGGCCGAGCGCCAGGCGCGGATGGAGGCCGAGCTGCACGCCGAGGCGGTGGCCCGGCGCCAGCGCCTGGACGAGGAGCTCAACGAGCGCCGTCAGACCGTCGAGTCGCACGTCAACGAGAACGTCGCCTGGGCGGAGCAGCTCCGCTCCCGTACGGAGGCCCAGGCCCGCCGGCTCCTGGAGGAGTCCCGGGCCGAGGCCGAGGCCGCGCTGTCCTCGGCGCGCGCCGAGGCGCAGCGGCTGGCCGACCAGGCCCGCCAGCGGCTGGGCGCCGAGGCCGAGCAGGCCCGCGTCGAGGCCGAGGCGATCCTGCGCCGGGCCCGTACGGACGCCGAGCGGCTGCTGAACGCCGCCTCCGCCCAGGCCCAGGAGGCCACCGACCAGGCCGAGCAGCTCCGCAACAGTGCCGGCAGCGAGTCGGAGGCCGCCCGCCGGCAGGCCGCGGAGCTGACGCGGACCGCCGAGGCCCGTCTCCAGGAGGCGGACACCGCGCTGCGCGAGGCGCGGGCGCAGGCCGAGAAGCTGATCGAGGAGGCGCGGGAGAGCGCCGGCAAGCGGCTGTCGGACACCGAGTCGGAGAACGAGCAGCGCTCCCGTACGGCCAAGGCGGAGATCGCCCGGCTGGTCGCGGAGGCCACCAAGGAGGCCGAGGCGCTGCGGGCGGAGGCCGAGCAGCTCCGCGCGGACGCCCGCGCGGAGGCGGAGCGGCTGGTCGCCGAGGCGCAGGAGGCCGCGCGCTCGAAGGCGGCGGAGGACTCCGCGGCGCAGCTCGCCAAGGCCGCGCGGTCCGCCGAGGAGATGCTGACCAAGGCGTCGGAGGAGGCCAAGGCCACGACCCGGGCCGCCGCCGAGGAGGCCGAGCGGCTGCGCCGGGAGGCCGAGGAGGAGGCGGACCGGCTGCGCGAGCAGGCGCACGACACCGCCGAGGAGCTCAAGGGCGCCGCCAAGGACGACACCAAGGAGTACCGCGCCAAGACCGTCGAGCTCCAGGAGGAGGCGCGCCGGCTGCGCGGCGAGGCCGAGCAGTTGCGGGCCGAGGCGGTCACCGAGGGCGAGCGGATTCGTGCCGAGGCCCGCCGGGAGGCGCTCCAGCAGATCGAGGAGGCGGCCGGTACCGCCGAGGAGCTGCTGGCCAAGGCGAAGGCGGACGCGGAGGAGACCCGGTCGGGCGCGGGCGCGGAGAGCGAGCGCGTACGGGCCGAGGCCGTCGAGCGGGCCACGGCGCTGCGCAAGCAGGCCGAGGAGCTGCTGGAACGGTCCCGCACCGAGGCCGAGGAGCTGCGGACCGAGGGCGAGGAGGCCGCAGCCGCGCTCAAGGCCGAGGCCGAGGAAGCGGCGCGCAAGCTGCGGGCGGACGCCGAGCAGGCCGCGCAGGACCGCCGGGCGCAGGCCCAGGAGGAGCTGACCCGGCTGCAGACCGAGGCGCAGGAACGCCTGTCCACGGCCGAGGAGGCGCTGCGCGAGGCCCGTGCCGAGGCGGAGAAGCTGCGCCGGGAGGCGCAGGAGGAGGCCGCCCGGCTGAAGTCGGAGTCGGCCGAGCGGCTGCGCACACTCCAGCAGCAGGCCGAGGAGGAGGCCGAGCGGCTGCGTGCCGAGGCCGCCGCCGATGCCTCCACCGCCCGTGCCGAGGGCGAGTCCGTGGCCGTACGGCTGCGTACGGAGGCCGCGGCCGAGGCGGAGCGCCTCAAGAGCGAGGCGCAGGAGACCGCGGACCGGCTGCGGGCCGAGGCGGCAGCCGCGGCCGAGCGTACGGGCGCGGAGGCCGCCGAGGCGCTGGCCGCCGCCCAGGAGGAGGCCGCCCGCCGTCGCCGGGAGGCCGAGAAGCTGCTCGGCGAGGCGCGGGAGGAGGCCGATCAGGAGCGTACGGCCGCCCGCGAGCAGAGCGAGGAGCTGCTGGCTTCGGCCCGTACGCGGGTCAGCGAGGCGCAGGCCGAGGCGGAGCGGCTGGTCGAGGAGGCCGACCGGCGGGCGGCGGAGCTGGTCGCCGCGGCCGAGCAGACCGCGCAGCAGGTGCGGGACGCGGTGGCCGGGCTGCAGGAGCAGGCCGAGGAGGAGATCGCCGGGCTGCGTTCGGCGGCCGAGCACGCCGCGGAGCGTACGAAGACCGAGGCGCAGGAGGAGGCCGACCGGGTACGGGCGGACGCCTACGCCGAGCGCGAGCGCGCCTCCGAGGACGCCTCCCGGGTGCGGCGCGAGGCGCAGGAGGAGGCCGAGGCCGCCAAGTCCCTGGCCGACCGGACGGTCTCGGAGGCCATCGCGGACGCCGACCGGCTGCGCGCGGAGGCCGACGGCGTGCTGGACGAGGCACGCGAGGCGGCGAACAAGGCCCGCTCGGACGCGGCCGAGCAGGCGGACCGGCTGATCGCCGAGGCCACGGCGCAGGCCGAGAAGCTGGTCGCCGACGCCACGGCCCGGGCGCAGCAGATGCGTACGGACGCCTCGGACTCGCTGGCCGCCGCCGAACAGGACGCGGCCCGTGCCCGTGCCGAGGCGCGCGAGGACGCCAACCGTATGCGGTCGGAGGCCGCCGAGCAGGCGGACCGGCTGATCGCCGAGGCGCGCGCGGAGGCCGAGCGGATCGTCGAGGAGGCCACCGAGCTGACGTCCTCGGCGCAGGAGGACGCCGACCGTACGGTCCAGGAGGCCCGGGACATCGCCGACCGGGTGCGGCTGGAGGGCGAGCAGCGGGCCGCCGGCGCGCTGGCCGAGGCGGCCCAGGCGGCCGAGCGGCTGGAGAACGAGGCGACCGCCCTGCTGGAGCAGGCGCGTCAGGAGGCGGAACGTACCGGCGACCAGGCGCGCGAGGCCGCCAACAAGACGCGGACGGAGGCCGCCGAGCAGGCGGACCAGCTCGTCGCCGAGGCCACCGCCGAGGCGGAGCGGCTGCGCGAGGCCGCGGCCGAGGCCACCGCGGAGGCGGAGCGGGAGGCCGACCGCACCCGTGCCGAGGCCCGTGAGCAGGCGGAGCGCACGGTCGGCGAGGCCACCGCCGAGGCCGAGCGGCTGCGGGCGGACGCGGCCGAGGCGGTCACCACCGCGCAGGAGCACGCCACCCGTACGCGGGCGGAGTCCGCGCGGATCAAGGAGGACGCGCAGGGCGAGGCGGACCGGCTGCGGGCACAGGCGCAGGAGGAGGCCGAACGTACGGTCGACCAGGCGCGCAAGGACGCGGCCAAGCGCCGCGCGGACGCCGCCGAGCAGGCCGACCAGCTCGTCGCCAAGGCCCAGGAGGAGGCGGTACGCGCCGCGGCGGCGGCCGAGGAGCAGGCCGACACAATGGTCGGCGCGGCCCGCAAGGAGGCCGAGCGGATCGTGGCGGAGGCCACCTCCGAGGGCAATGCGCTGGTGGAGAAGGCCCGTACGGACGCCGACACGCTGCTCAGCGAGGCGCGGGTGGACTCCACCGCGATCCGCGAGCGCGCCGAGGAGATGCGCCGGCGCACCGAGTCCGAGGTCGAGGAGCTGCACGAGCGGGCCCGCCGGGAGTCCGCGGAGACGATGAAGAACGCGGGCGAGCGGGTCGACAAGCTCATCGCGCAGGCCACCGCGCAGCAGAAGGAGGCCGAGGAGAAGGCCGAGCGGCTGCTGTCGGACGCCAGCAGCGAGGCGAGCAAGGTGCGGATCGCCGCGGTGAAGAAGGCGGAGGGGCTGCTCAAGGAGGCCGAGCAGAAGAAGGCCGCGGCGGTACGGGACGCGGAGCGCAGGCGGGCCGAGGCCGAGGCGGAGGCGGCCCGGATCGTGGAGGAGGGCAAGCGCGAGCTGGAGGTGCTGGTCCGGCGCCGCGAGGACATCAATGCCGAGATCTCCCGTGTCCAGGACGTCCTCGAAGCGTTGGAGTCTTTCGAGGCCCCGGCGACGAACGGCGGCAAGGACGGGGGTGTCAAAGCAGCCGCGGGTGCGGGGGCAACTCGTTCGAGTGGCAAGCAGTCCGGTGGATAG
- a CDS encoding cellulose-binding protein: MSDTSSPFGFELVRRGYDRGQVDDRITKLVADRDSALARITSLEKRIEELHLETQNAQAQVNDAEPSYAGLGARVEKILRLAEEEAKDLREEARRAAEQHRELAESAAQQVRNDAEQFAAERKAKAEDEGSRIVDKAKGDAATLRAEAQKDAQSKREEADSLFEETRAKAAQAAADFETNLAKRREQSERDLASRQAKAEKRLAEIEHRAEQLRLEAEKLRTDAERRARQTVETAQRQAEDIVADANAKADRIRSESERELAALTNRRDSINAQLTNVREMLATLTGAAVAAASSPADEEPISRGVPAQQSR; this comes from the coding sequence ATGAGCGACACTTCCTCCCCTTTCGGCTTCGAGCTCGTGCGGCGTGGGTACGACCGCGGTCAGGTGGACGACCGCATTACGAAGCTCGTCGCCGACCGTGACAGCGCACTGGCCCGAATCACCTCGCTGGAAAAGCGGATCGAGGAGCTGCACCTCGAAACGCAGAACGCCCAGGCCCAGGTCAACGACGCCGAACCGTCCTACGCGGGGCTCGGCGCACGTGTGGAGAAGATCCTCCGGCTCGCGGAGGAGGAGGCCAAGGACCTGCGTGAGGAGGCCCGCCGGGCTGCCGAGCAGCACCGTGAACTGGCCGAGTCGGCCGCCCAGCAGGTCCGTAACGACGCCGAGCAGTTCGCGGCGGAGCGCAAGGCGAAGGCGGAGGACGAGGGCTCCCGCATCGTCGACAAGGCCAAGGGTGACGCCGCGACGCTGCGGGCCGAGGCGCAGAAGGACGCGCAGTCCAAGCGCGAGGAGGCGGACTCCCTCTTCGAGGAGACCCGCGCCAAGGCCGCGCAGGCCGCCGCCGATTTCGAGACAAACCTCGCCAAGCGCCGCGAGCAGTCCGAGCGGGACCTCGCCTCCCGGCAGGCCAAGGCGGAGAAGCGGCTGGCGGAGATCGAGCACCGCGCCGAGCAGTTGCGCCTGGAGGCCGAGAAGCTGCGTACGGACGCGGAGCGCAGGGCCCGTCAGACGGTGGAGACCGCGCAGCGCCAGGCCGAGGACATCGTGGCCGACGCGAACGCCAAGGCGGACCGTATCCGCAGCGAGTCCGAGCGGGAGCTGGCGGCCCTGACCAACCGCCGCGACTCGATCAACGCGCAGCTCACCAATGTCCGCGAGATGCTGGCGACGCTGACCGGCGCGGCGGTGGCCGCGGCCTCCTCCCCCGCCGACGAGGAGCCGATCTCCCGGGGCGTGCCCGCCCAGCAGTCCCGCTGA
- a CDS encoding ATP-binding cassette domain-containing protein, with protein sequence MIELAGLTKRYGEKTAVDDLTFTVRPGVVTGFLGPNGAGKSTTMRMMLDLDHPTAGRVLIDGRHYRQLHDPLTSIGALLDAKAVHGGRSAYHHLLCLAQSNGIPRARVAEVLDTVGLTAVAKKRSKGFSLGMGQRLGIAGALLGDPEILMFDEPVNGLDPEGIHWIRNLMKGLAAQGRTVFVSSHLMSEMALTAEHLIVIGQGKLLADTSMADFIRQNSRSYVRMRSPEYERLREVLHGAGIAAVATGDGALEIDGAEADQLGELAARHGIVLHELSPQHASLEEAFMQLTAESVEYHAHSGPSPSAVPPGGPGTGGPGPGAPPADGGWGAGWRAGRPKKPGSRGGPGRPDQPEKGA encoded by the coding sequence ATGATCGAGCTTGCGGGGCTGACCAAGCGGTACGGCGAGAAGACCGCCGTGGACGACCTCACCTTCACCGTACGGCCCGGTGTCGTCACCGGATTCCTCGGTCCCAACGGCGCCGGCAAGTCCACGACCATGCGGATGATGCTGGACCTGGACCACCCGACCGCCGGCCGCGTCCTGATCGACGGCAGGCACTACCGGCAGCTCCACGACCCGCTCACCTCCATCGGCGCCCTGCTCGACGCCAAGGCCGTGCACGGCGGGCGCAGCGCCTACCACCACCTGCTGTGCCTGGCGCAGAGCAACGGCATCCCGCGCGCCCGGGTGGCCGAGGTGCTGGACACCGTGGGCCTGACCGCGGTGGCCAAGAAGCGCTCCAAAGGCTTCTCGCTCGGCATGGGCCAGCGCCTGGGCATCGCCGGCGCGCTGCTCGGCGACCCCGAGATCCTGATGTTCGACGAGCCCGTCAACGGCCTGGATCCCGAGGGCATCCACTGGATCCGCAACCTGATGAAGGGGCTGGCCGCCCAGGGCCGTACGGTCTTCGTCTCCTCCCACCTGATGAGTGAAATGGCGCTCACCGCCGAGCACTTGATCGTCATCGGCCAGGGAAAACTGCTGGCGGACACCTCGATGGCCGACTTCATCCGGCAGAACTCGCGGTCGTACGTACGGATGCGCTCGCCGGAGTACGAGCGGCTGCGCGAGGTGCTGCACGGCGCCGGGATCGCCGCGGTCGCGACGGGCGACGGCGCACTGGAGATCGACGGCGCGGAGGCGGACCAACTGGGGGAACTGGCCGCCCGGCACGGGATCGTCCTGCACGAGCTGAGCCCGCAACACGCGTCCCTGGAAGAGGCGTTCATGCAGCTCACCGCCGAGTCGGTGGAGTACCACGCGCATTCGGGGCCGTCGCCTTCCGCGGTCCCGCCGGGCGGGCCGGGAACCGGCGGGCCGGGGCCGGGGGCGCCGCCCGCGGACGGCGGCTGGGGAGCCGGCTGGCGGGCCGGCCGGCCCAAGAAGCCCGGCAGCCGCGGCGGGCCCGGCAGACCCGACCAGCCGGAGAAGGGAGCCTGA
- a CDS encoding ABC transporter permease, translating into MAAVPHVLRSEWTKIRSVRSTVWTLGIALLVTVLVGALVCLLVKKDFDSLSTVDRLTFDPTHVSFSGMGLGQLAMIVFGVLVVSNEYSTGMIRTSLAAVPQRGTFLFSKIAVATLPALAVGLVTSFLAFCVGQAVLGEHRAELGDPGVLRAVLGGALYMTLITVFSMGVAAMLRSPMLSLGVLMPFFFLISGILGGVKATRKIGWYLPDQAGQKIMQVVAPADDEVPYGPWGGLAIMAAWTAAALLCGYVLLKKRDA; encoded by the coding sequence ATGGCGGCGGTCCCCCACGTCCTGCGGTCGGAGTGGACGAAGATCCGGTCGGTGCGGTCCACGGTCTGGACGCTGGGCATCGCCTTGCTGGTCACCGTCCTGGTCGGCGCGCTGGTCTGCCTGCTCGTCAAGAAGGACTTCGACTCCCTGTCCACGGTGGACCGGCTGACCTTCGACCCGACCCACGTCAGCTTCTCCGGCATGGGCCTGGGCCAGCTCGCGATGATCGTCTTCGGTGTGCTGGTGGTGTCCAACGAGTACAGCACCGGCATGATCCGTACCTCCCTGGCCGCCGTCCCCCAGCGCGGCACCTTCCTCTTCTCCAAGATCGCCGTCGCCACGCTGCCGGCTCTCGCCGTCGGCCTGGTGACGTCCTTCCTGGCGTTCTGCGTCGGCCAGGCCGTGCTGGGCGAGCACCGGGCGGAACTCGGCGACCCCGGCGTGCTGCGCGCCGTCCTCGGCGGCGCGCTCTACATGACGCTCATCACCGTCTTCTCGATGGGCGTGGCCGCGATGCTGCGCAGCCCCATGCTCTCGCTGGGCGTCCTGATGCCGTTCTTCTTCCTGATCTCCGGCATCCTGGGCGGCGTCAAGGCCACCCGGAAGATCGGCTGGTACCTCCCGGACCAGGCGGGCCAGAAGATCATGCAGGTGGTGGCGCCCGCGGACGACGAGGTTCCGTACGGGCCGTGGGGCGGGCTGGCCATCATGGCCGCATGGACGGCCGCGGCCCTGCTCTGCGGGTACGTGCTGCTGAAGAAGCGCGACGCCTGA
- a CDS encoding ABC transporter ATP-binding protein, translated as MIEAVGLTKRYGAKTAVYNLSFHVRPGTVTGFLGPNGSGKSTTMRMILGLDTPTSGRVTVGGHPFRSLPNAPRQVGALLDAKAVHGGRSARQHLLSLAQLSGIPARRVDEVLGVVGLQDVAKRRSKGFSLGMGQRLGIAAALLGDPQVLLFDEPVNGLDPEGILWVRNLMKQLASEGRTVFVSSHLMSEMALTAEHLIVIGRGQLLADMSVKDFISANSADFARVRTPTEPELREKLSAVLGEARAGAEKLSAVLGEAGGQVVPEQDGALRVTGLPLPRISDLAHGADVRLWELSPHQASLEEAYMRMTQGAVDYRSTADPRAGLQQQVPAGYAPQGQVPQQGQAPQGFPAQGYAAGGPGQNGQPGQPNPYAPQAAQGQGYPPPMPGQAAPYGQPNPYGQPQPYGQPHPEQPAGPPPAARPAAPADTTQPHSEDAR; from the coding sequence ATGATCGAGGCAGTCGGTCTGACGAAGCGCTACGGCGCCAAGACAGCCGTGTACAACCTGTCCTTCCATGTACGGCCGGGCACCGTCACCGGCTTCCTGGGGCCCAACGGCTCCGGCAAGTCCACGACGATGCGGATGATCCTGGGCCTGGACACACCGACCTCGGGCCGGGTCACGGTCGGCGGCCACCCCTTCCGCAGCCTGCCCAACGCCCCGCGCCAGGTGGGCGCCCTGCTCGACGCCAAGGCGGTGCACGGCGGGCGCAGCGCGCGCCAGCACCTGCTGAGCCTGGCGCAGCTCTCCGGCATCCCGGCCCGCCGGGTGGACGAGGTGCTCGGCGTCGTAGGTCTTCAGGACGTCGCCAAGCGGCGCTCCAAGGGCTTCTCGCTGGGCATGGGCCAGCGGCTGGGCATCGCGGCGGCGCTGCTGGGCGACCCGCAGGTGCTGCTCTTCGACGAGCCGGTCAACGGCCTGGACCCGGAGGGCATCCTGTGGGTGCGCAACCTGATGAAGCAGCTCGCTTCCGAGGGCCGTACGGTCTTCGTCTCCTCCCACCTGATGAGTGAAATGGCGCTCACCGCCGAGCACTTGATCGTCATCGGCCGGGGCCAACTGCTGGCGGACATGTCCGTCAAGGACTTCATCTCGGCCAACTCCGCGGACTTCGCCCGGGTCCGTACCCCCACCGAGCCGGAGCTGCGCGAGAAGCTCAGCGCGGTCCTCGGCGAGGCTCGTGCCGGAGCAGAGAAGCTCAGCGCGGTCCTCGGCGAGGCGGGCGGGCAGGTCGTGCCGGAGCAGGACGGGGCGCTGCGGGTCACCGGCCTGCCGCTGCCGCGGATCAGCGACCTCGCGCACGGCGCGGACGTCCGGCTGTGGGAGCTCTCGCCGCACCAGGCGTCCCTGGAGGAGGCGTACATGCGGATGACGCAGGGCGCTGTGGACTACCGCTCGACGGCCGACCCGCGGGCCGGCCTCCAGCAGCAGGTCCCGGCCGGGTACGCGCCCCAGGGCCAGGTACCGCAGCAGGGCCAGGCGCCGCAGGGCTTCCCGGCCCAGGGGTACGCGGCCGGCGGGCCGGGGCAGAACGGACAGCCGGGGCAGCCCAACCCGTACGCCCCGCAGGCCGCCCAGGGCCAGGGATACCCGCCGCCGATGCCGGGCCAGGCCGCGCCGTACGGACAGCCCAACCCGTACGGGCAGCCGCAGCCGTACGGGCAGCCGCATCCGGAGCAGCCCGCCGGGCCACCGCCCGCGGCCCGGCCCGCCGCCCCCGCCGACACCACCCAGCCCCACAGCGAGGACGCCCGATGA
- a CDS encoding ABC transporter permease, whose product MMLQAQPPVPQAAPQAAPQPQPQPAYATAGGLPQQAAPAPHHQQGHPGQHGGQPGGPQANWQGGHAGYVSPIPVRPAHLGHALASEWTKIKSVRSTMWTLGVMVLLIAGIGLLAAVAAGSDREMNPVLGLGFVGVLLGSLCVMTLGVLSISSEYGTGMIRTTLTACPSRARVLTAKAIVFFGLAFVITTVSTALVALLDCGLLNGPAPTGDQWMRATVGAGLYVAMLGLLALAVGTLLRHSAGAISTMMGVVLLPLLLALFLRGESLKPVQEALIEYSVPSALAALYDIPLLPSAPMGWTPLWIITGVTAVALGGAYAALATRDV is encoded by the coding sequence ATGATGCTCCAGGCCCAGCCGCCCGTACCCCAGGCGGCCCCGCAGGCCGCGCCGCAGCCCCAGCCCCAGCCCGCGTACGCGACCGCCGGCGGGCTCCCGCAGCAGGCCGCCCCCGCCCCGCATCACCAGCAGGGCCACCCCGGGCAGCACGGCGGACAGCCCGGCGGCCCGCAGGCCAACTGGCAGGGCGGCCACGCCGGTTACGTCTCGCCCATCCCCGTACGCCCCGCCCACCTGGGCCACGCCCTCGCCTCCGAGTGGACGAAGATCAAGTCCGTGCGCTCCACCATGTGGACGCTGGGCGTGATGGTGCTCCTCATCGCCGGCATCGGGCTGCTGGCGGCCGTCGCCGCCGGTTCGGACCGCGAGATGAACCCGGTGCTCGGCCTCGGCTTCGTCGGCGTCCTGCTGGGCAGCCTGTGCGTGATGACCCTCGGCGTGCTGTCGATCTCCTCGGAGTACGGCACGGGCATGATCCGTACGACCCTGACGGCCTGCCCCAGCCGCGCCCGGGTGCTGACCGCGAAGGCGATCGTCTTCTTCGGGCTGGCTTTCGTGATCACGACGGTCAGCACGGCCCTGGTCGCGCTGCTGGATTGCGGCCTGCTCAACGGCCCCGCACCGACGGGTGACCAGTGGATGCGCGCCACGGTCGGCGCCGGTCTGTACGTGGCGATGCTCGGCCTGCTGGCGCTGGCCGTCGGCACCCTGCTGCGGCACTCCGCGGGCGCGATCAGCACGATGATGGGCGTGGTGCTGCTGCCCCTGCTGCTGGCCTTGTTCCTCCGGGGCGAGTCGCTCAAGCCCGTGCAGGAGGCGCTGATCGAGTACTCGGTGCCGAGCGCGCTGGCGGCGCTGTACGACATCCCGCTGCTGCCGTCCGCCCCGATGGGCTGGACCCCCTTGTGGATCATCACCGGGGTGACCGCCGTCGCACTGGGCGGCGCCTACGCCGCCCTCGCCACGCGGGACGTCTGA
- a CDS encoding ATP/GTP-binding protein, whose translation MSPRRNRPRSGEKPTDQSEGGRYGLERTEEWRGEDWVVRQMAGGGAAKHYRCPGCDQEIPPGVAHVVAWPQYGDVDDRRHWHKACWNARDRRSARLQRSRNAPRY comes from the coding sequence GTGTCCCCGCGTCGAAACCGCCCGCGCAGCGGTGAGAAGCCCACCGATCAGTCGGAGGGTGGCCGCTACGGTCTGGAGCGTACGGAGGAGTGGCGCGGCGAGGACTGGGTCGTACGGCAGATGGCGGGCGGCGGCGCGGCCAAGCACTACCGCTGCCCCGGCTGCGACCAGGAGATCCCGCCCGGTGTGGCGCACGTGGTGGCCTGGCCGCAGTACGGCGACGTGGACGACCGCCGGCACTGGCACAAGGCGTGCTGGAACGCACGGGACCGCCGCAGCGCGCGGCTGCAGCGGTCCCGGAACGCGCCTCGGTACTGA
- a CDS encoding LLM class flavin-dependent oxidoreductase, whose amino-acid sequence MRVGAFILAAQFPGQGQGEALHRAVRSAEVAEEAGLDAVWLAEHHFVPYGVCPSATTLAALLLGRTDRIGVGTAVSVLPNQHPVALGEQAALLHLTSGGRFTLGVGRGGPWVDLEVFDSGLAAYEQHFPEALGLLLRWLREPRVGARGRRYTFREVAVVPRPDEPLGPEESPAGPAGPPVILACTSPKSVRLAAELGLPMLLGMHCGDQDKAEMVAMWRRIALEAGHDPAEVAAAGHVSAGVVQIADARQDATEALSKAMPGWLRRGLAAHETVDGRYRAMRDPLAYTELLCGLHPVGTPRLCADRLAQSAERTGIRRFALLVEGSGDLAATEENVRRLGAEVLPQLP is encoded by the coding sequence ATGCGCGTTGGGGCATTCATCCTGGCCGCTCAATTCCCGGGCCAGGGACAGGGGGAGGCACTGCACCGGGCAGTGCGGTCGGCGGAGGTCGCCGAGGAAGCCGGGCTCGACGCGGTCTGGCTGGCCGAGCACCACTTCGTTCCGTACGGCGTGTGTCCGTCCGCCACGACACTGGCCGCGCTGCTGCTCGGGCGAACGGACCGCATCGGCGTCGGCACCGCGGTCAGCGTACTGCCGAACCAGCATCCCGTGGCACTCGGGGAGCAGGCGGCACTGCTGCATCTGACCTCCGGCGGGCGTTTCACGCTCGGCGTCGGCCGGGGCGGTCCGTGGGTGGACCTGGAGGTCTTCGACTCGGGTCTGGCGGCGTACGAACAGCACTTCCCCGAAGCGCTGGGGCTGCTGCTGCGCTGGCTGCGCGAGCCGCGCGTCGGTGCCCGGGGAAGGCGTTACACCTTCAGGGAGGTCGCGGTCGTGCCCCGGCCCGACGAGCCACTGGGGCCGGAGGAGTCACCGGCCGGGCCGGCCGGGCCGCCGGTCATCCTGGCGTGCACCTCGCCCAAGTCGGTACGGCTGGCCGCCGAACTGGGCCTGCCGATGCTGCTGGGCATGCACTGCGGCGACCAGGACAAGGCGGAGATGGTCGCGATGTGGCGGCGGATCGCGCTGGAGGCGGGCCACGACCCCGCGGAGGTGGCGGCGGCCGGTCATGTGTCGGCGGGCGTGGTGCAGATCGCCGACGCCCGTCAGGACGCGACCGAGGCGCTGTCCAAGGCGATGCCGGGCTGGCTGCGGCGCGGGCTCGCGGCCCACGAAACGGTCGACGGCCGGTACCGCGCCATGCGTGATCCGCTGGCCTACACGGAGCTGTTGTGCGGGCTCCACCCGGTGGGTACGCCACGGCTGTGCGCGGACCGGTTGGCGCAGTCCGCCGAGCGGACGGGTATCCGGCGCTTCGCCCTGCTGGTGGAGGGTTCCGGTGATCTGGCGGCCACCGAGGAGAACGTACGGCGGCTGGGCGCCGAGGTGCTCCCGCAGCTTCCGTGA